In Streptomyces sp. SN-593, a single genomic region encodes these proteins:
- a CDS encoding sensor histidine kinase, whose amino-acid sequence MEPVGGAFSHPAYFYRDDTECLDSTLAFVRDGLAAGERVAVAVPGERLAQLHNALGPAADGVHFTDMARAGRNPGRIISGVLAAFADAQPDGPVRIVAEPVWPGRTPLEYPACVQHEALVNSAFDGRRATILCLYDATRLPPQALGDACVTHPVLIEGGRRRASAHYAPERAVASYNVPLAEPRFAASFPFDDDGLRAARQFAVRAADELGLTGRRLDDLALAVAELTTNSVLHGGGSGVVRVWAENGHVAFEVRDAGRLADPLAGSRTPPPGRPGGRGLLMVHQIADLVRTHTSAAGTAIRCYLTLNPPATA is encoded by the coding sequence GTGGAGCCCGTCGGCGGTGCCTTCTCGCACCCCGCCTACTTCTACCGCGACGACACCGAGTGCCTCGACAGCACCCTCGCCTTCGTCCGCGACGGCCTGGCCGCCGGCGAGCGGGTCGCCGTCGCGGTCCCCGGCGAACGGCTGGCCCAGTTGCACAACGCGCTCGGCCCGGCCGCCGACGGCGTGCACTTCACCGACATGGCCCGCGCCGGCCGCAACCCCGGCCGGATCATCTCGGGCGTGCTCGCCGCGTTCGCCGACGCGCAGCCGGACGGCCCGGTCCGGATCGTGGCCGAGCCCGTCTGGCCCGGCCGCACCCCGCTGGAGTACCCGGCCTGCGTCCAGCACGAAGCCCTGGTCAACTCCGCGTTCGACGGTCGCCGGGCCACGATCCTGTGCCTGTACGACGCCACCCGGCTCCCGCCGCAGGCACTGGGCGACGCCTGTGTGACGCACCCGGTGCTGATCGAGGGCGGCCGGCGCCGGGCCAGCGCGCACTACGCGCCCGAGCGGGCCGTGGCGTCCTACAACGTGCCGCTCGCCGAGCCCCGGTTCGCGGCGTCCTTCCCGTTCGACGACGACGGGCTGCGCGCGGCCCGGCAGTTCGCGGTGCGCGCGGCCGACGAGCTGGGGCTGACCGGGCGGCGGCTGGACGACCTGGCTCTCGCCGTCGCCGAGCTGACCACCAACAGCGTGCTGCACGGCGGCGGTTCGGGCGTGGTGCGGGTGTGGGCGGAGAACGGCCACGTCGCGTTCGAGGTCCGCGACGCCGGCCGGCTGGCCGACCCGCTGGCGGGCAGCCGCACGCCCCCGCCCGGACGCCCCGGCGGGCGCGGGCTGCTGATGGTCCATCAGATCGCCGACCTGGTGCGCACCCACACCAGCGCGGCGGGCACCGCGATCCGCTGCTACCTGACGCTGAACCCGCCCGCCACGGCGTGA
- a CDS encoding ATP-dependent DNA ligase, with protein MLFADVARVSREIARTSARTRKTELLAGFFRAALPEDAPIAIAYLAGRLPQGRLGIGWAALRDRADPAAEPTLTVRAVDAALTDIGQVSGQGAQAGRRALLQDLFGLATAPEQEYLLGLLTGEVRQGALDAAAVEGLAAATGARSADVRRAVMLAGALEPVARALLDRGPQALATFALEVGRPLLPMLAGSAKGVEDALVRLGPCAVEEKLDGIRVQVHRDGGRVRVFTRTLEEVTVRLPEVVAAAAALPAERFVLDGEVLALDPDGRPRPFQETAGRVGSRVDVATAAAALPVHPVFFDLLSVDGRDLLDLPYAERHASLAALVPAERRVRDLLVSDPGDERQVRAAEEFLAATLARGHEGVVVKGAASPYAAGRRGATWLKVKPVHTLDLVVLAAEWGHGRRTGRLSNLHLGARGDDGSFVMLGKTFKGLTDALLDWQTEHLLARAVGDDGHVVTVRPELVVEIAYDGVQTSPRYPAGLTLRFARVLRYRDDKTPDQADTVAAVRAARSGDAP; from the coding sequence ATGCTCTTCGCCGACGTCGCCCGGGTCTCCCGGGAGATCGCGCGGACGTCCGCGCGCACCCGCAAGACGGAGCTGCTGGCCGGGTTCTTCCGCGCGGCACTGCCGGAGGACGCCCCGATCGCCATCGCCTACCTGGCCGGCCGCCTCCCGCAGGGCCGCCTCGGCATCGGCTGGGCCGCGCTGCGCGACCGGGCGGACCCGGCCGCCGAGCCGACGCTGACGGTGCGGGCGGTCGACGCGGCCCTGACCGACATCGGACAGGTGTCGGGACAGGGCGCCCAGGCGGGGCGCCGGGCCCTGCTCCAGGACCTGTTCGGCCTGGCCACGGCCCCGGAGCAGGAGTACCTGCTCGGCCTGCTCACCGGCGAGGTCCGGCAGGGCGCGCTCGACGCGGCGGCCGTCGAGGGGCTGGCGGCGGCGACGGGCGCGCGGTCGGCGGACGTACGGCGGGCGGTGATGCTCGCCGGGGCGCTGGAACCGGTGGCACGGGCCCTGCTGGACCGCGGCCCCCAGGCCCTGGCCACCTTCGCGCTGGAGGTGGGGCGGCCGCTGCTGCCCATGCTGGCCGGCTCGGCGAAGGGCGTCGAGGACGCGCTGGTGCGGCTCGGGCCCTGCGCGGTGGAGGAGAAGCTCGACGGCATCCGGGTCCAGGTGCACCGCGACGGCGGCAGGGTGCGGGTCTTCACCCGCACCCTGGAGGAGGTCACGGTGCGGCTCCCGGAGGTCGTGGCGGCCGCCGCGGCCCTGCCCGCGGAGCGCTTCGTGCTGGACGGCGAGGTACTGGCGCTGGACCCGGACGGGCGGCCCCGGCCGTTCCAGGAGACCGCGGGCCGGGTGGGCTCCCGGGTGGACGTGGCGACGGCCGCGGCGGCGCTTCCGGTGCACCCGGTCTTCTTCGACCTGCTCTCCGTCGACGGCCGTGACCTGCTCGACCTGCCGTACGCGGAGCGGCACGCGTCGCTCGCCGCGCTCGTCCCGGCTGAGCGCCGGGTGCGCGACCTGCTCGTCTCCGACCCGGGCGACGAGCGGCAGGTGCGCGCCGCCGAGGAGTTCCTGGCGGCCACGCTGGCCCGCGGGCACGAGGGCGTCGTCGTCAAGGGCGCGGCCAGCCCGTACGCGGCGGGGCGGCGGGGCGCGACGTGGCTGAAGGTCAAGCCGGTGCACACCCTGGACCTGGTGGTGCTCGCCGCCGAGTGGGGGCACGGCCGGCGCACGGGCAGGCTGTCCAACCTGCATCTGGGCGCCCGGGGCGACGACGGCTCGTTCGTGATGCTCGGCAAGACCTTCAAGGGCCTCACGGACGCGCTGCTGGACTGGCAGACCGAGCACCTGCTGGCCCGCGCGGTCGGCGACGACGGCCACGTGGTCACCGTGCGCCCCGAGCTGGTGGTGGAGATCGCCTACGACGGGGTGCAGACCTCGCCGCGCTACCCGGCGGGCCTGACCCTGCGCTTCGCCCGGGTGCTGCGCTACCGCGACGACAAGACCCCGGACCAGGCGGACACCGTCGCCGCCGTCCGCGCCGCCCGCTCCGGGGACGCGCCCTGA
- a CDS encoding class I SAM-dependent methyltransferase encodes MTGPGACDRKAEGGERSGLRRRPTTRRACVPGPVNQAGCVRHGLGRASAALDVQTGGGEVLAGAPVLPPVTAATESWPPNAAKATVLLHPRGVVVVADPDEPPLPFADAAFDLVTSRHPVTVWWREIARVLRPGGTYLSQQVGPASAAEVYEFFLGPQPSGAGGARDPETARAGAEAAGLEVLDLRLERLRMEFHDIGAVVYFLRKVIWMVPDFTVERYRARLYDLHRLITTRGPFVAHSTRFLIEARKP; translated from the coding sequence TTGACGGGGCCTGGTGCGTGCGATCGCAAGGCGGAGGGAGGAGAGCGCAGCGGGCTGCGCCGACGACCGACAACGCGGCGAGCGTGCGTGCCAGGCCCCGTCAACCAGGCGGGATGTGTCAGACACGGCCTGGGCCGGGCGTCGGCCGCGCTGGACGTGCAGACCGGAGGCGGCGAGGTGCTGGCCGGCGCCCCCGTCCTCCCGCCGGTGACGGCCGCCACCGAGTCGTGGCCGCCGAACGCCGCGAAGGCCACCGTCCTGCTCCACCCGCGCGGCGTGGTCGTGGTCGCCGACCCGGACGAGCCCCCGCTGCCCTTCGCGGACGCGGCGTTCGACCTGGTCACCAGCCGCCACCCGGTCACCGTGTGGTGGCGGGAGATCGCCCGCGTGCTCCGCCCCGGCGGCACCTACCTCTCCCAACAGGTCGGTCCGGCCAGCGCCGCCGAGGTCTACGAGTTCTTCCTCGGCCCGCAGCCTTCCGGCGCCGGCGGCGCGCGTGACCCCGAGACGGCCCGGGCGGGCGCCGAGGCGGCCGGCCTGGAGGTGCTGGACCTGCGCCTGGAACGGCTGCGGATGGAGTTCCACGACATCGGCGCGGTGGTCTACTTCCTCCGCAAGGTGATCTGGATGGTCCCGGACTTCACCGTCGAGCGCTACCGCGCCCGCCTGTACGACCTCCACCGCCTCATCACCACCCGCGGCCCGTTCGTCGCCCACTCCACCCGCTTCCTCATCGAGGCCCGCAAGCCGTAG
- a CDS encoding alpha-ketoglutarate-dependent dioxygenase AlkB, which translates to MYPQQASLFGGGEPGVGDLSAARRTRLGAGAWIDTLPGWLAGADDLFARLAAEVPWRAERRVMYDDVVAVPRLLAHYGAGEALPDPVLERARDALGAYYAAELGEPFATAGLCYYRDGRDSVAWHGDRTGRGSERDTLVAILSLGEPRPLLLRPRGGGPAKVRCPLGHGDLIVMGGSCQRTWDHAIPKTRSTVGGRISVQFRPSGVR; encoded by the coding sequence ATGTACCCGCAGCAGGCGTCCTTGTTCGGTGGCGGCGAGCCCGGGGTCGGCGACCTCTCCGCGGCCCGGCGGACCCGGCTGGGCGCGGGCGCCTGGATCGACACGCTCCCGGGCTGGCTCGCCGGGGCGGACGACCTGTTCGCGCGCCTCGCCGCGGAGGTGCCCTGGCGGGCCGAGCGGCGCGTCATGTACGACGACGTGGTCGCGGTGCCGCGGCTGCTGGCGCACTACGGCGCGGGGGAGGCGCTGCCCGACCCCGTGCTGGAGCGGGCGCGGGACGCGCTCGGCGCGTACTACGCGGCGGAGCTGGGGGAGCCGTTCGCCACGGCGGGGCTCTGCTACTACCGCGACGGGCGGGACAGCGTCGCCTGGCACGGCGACCGGACCGGGCGCGGGAGCGAACGGGACACGCTCGTCGCGATCCTCTCGCTCGGCGAGCCCAGACCGTTGCTGTTGCGCCCGCGCGGCGGCGGTCCGGCGAAGGTGCGGTGTCCCCTGGGGCACGGGGACCTCATCGTCATGGGCGGGTCCTGCCAGCGGACGTGGGACCACGCGATCCCCAAGACCCGTTCCACGGTGGGCGGGCGGATCAGTGTCCAGTTCCGCCCTTCCGGGGTGCGCTGA
- a CDS encoding YchJ family protein, with product MPRRAARTPPTSRAGRTSPASRTARTTAALPPDAACPCGLPARYGDCCGPLHAGTAAAPTAERLMRSRYAAFAVGDAAYLLRTWAAAVRPPELDLDPAVRWTGLDILGTTGGSAFHAEGTVEFRARYRLDGRDGEQRENSRFVREGGLWVYVEALT from the coding sequence ATGCCGCGACGCGCCGCCCGTACCCCTCCCACGTCCCGAGCCGGCCGCACCTCGCCCGCCTCCCGGACCGCCCGCACCACTGCCGCACTGCCGCCGGACGCCGCCTGCCCCTGTGGGCTGCCCGCCCGCTACGGCGACTGCTGCGGGCCCCTGCACGCGGGCACGGCGGCCGCGCCCACCGCCGAGCGGCTGATGCGGTCGCGCTACGCCGCGTTCGCCGTGGGTGACGCGGCGTACCTGCTGCGCACCTGGGCCGCGGCCGTCCGGCCGCCCGAGCTGGACCTCGACCCGGCCGTCCGCTGGACCGGCCTGGACATCCTCGGCACCACAGGGGGCAGCGCCTTCCACGCCGAGGGCACCGTGGAGTTCCGCGCCCGCTACCGGCTGGACGGCCGGGACGGCGAGCAGCGGGAGAACAGCCGCTTCGTCCGCGAGGGCGGGCTGTGGGTCTACGTCGAGGCGCTGAC
- a CDS encoding endonuclease — MARTTRRDKVRALLDTYGRTYADEAGIRLADTPQPLYRLLVLAGLLSARIRAGVAVAASKELSAAGLRSPRAMAAATWQQRVDALGRGGYRRYDERTATQLGDGAELAGSRYGGDLRGMRARADGDVAELRRELREFPGMGPAGADIFLREAQAVWPEVAPYLDAKTLQGARLLGLPEAPARLTELADGADPSVLAAALARVALDKDAVRTVEEAAAAR, encoded by the coding sequence ATGGCCCGCACCACCCGGCGCGACAAGGTCCGCGCACTCCTCGACACCTACGGCCGCACGTACGCCGACGAGGCGGGCATCCGCCTCGCCGACACCCCGCAGCCGCTCTACCGCCTGCTGGTCCTGGCCGGCCTGCTCAGCGCCCGCATCCGCGCCGGCGTCGCCGTGGCGGCGTCGAAGGAGTTGTCGGCGGCCGGCCTGCGCAGCCCGCGCGCGATGGCGGCGGCCACCTGGCAGCAGCGCGTGGACGCCCTCGGCCGCGGCGGCTACCGGCGCTACGACGAGCGGACCGCCACCCAGCTCGGCGACGGCGCGGAGCTGGCCGGCTCGCGGTACGGCGGCGACCTGCGCGGGATGCGGGCCCGAGCCGACGGCGACGTCGCGGAACTGCGCCGCGAGCTGCGGGAGTTCCCGGGAATGGGCCCTGCGGGCGCGGACATCTTCCTGCGCGAGGCACAGGCCGTCTGGCCCGAGGTCGCGCCCTACCTGGACGCGAAGACCCTCCAGGGCGCCCGGCTGCTCGGCCTGCCCGAGGCCCCCGCCCGGCTGACCGAGCTCGCCGACGGCGCCGATCCCTCGGTGCTCGCCGCCGCCCTGGCCCGCGTGGCGCTGGACAAGGACGCGGTGCGGACCGTCGAGGAGGCGGCCGCGGCGCGCTGA
- a CDS encoding DUF5709 domain-containing protein, whose amino-acid sequence MTEQQGGTDDLGRGDDVYQPEAGGDREIREDTGPLEPADTLDDRGVDEVLDEGYSPPERPLAVEGSGTTGQEQRAGESLEERLARERPEREPPEGDGLGDAPDTDGELLDPEAGGSRSGRLVGPDEGAHARRDGVAGEDVGIDGGAASAEEAAVHLVADADLPDEELPDDDEDDAGR is encoded by the coding sequence ATGACTGAGCAGCAGGGCGGAACAGACGACCTGGGGCGCGGTGACGACGTGTACCAGCCGGAGGCCGGCGGGGACCGCGAGATCCGCGAGGACACGGGCCCGCTGGAGCCGGCGGACACGCTGGACGACCGGGGCGTGGACGAGGTCCTGGACGAGGGGTACTCGCCGCCCGAACGGCCGCTGGCCGTGGAGGGCAGCGGTACCACCGGGCAGGAGCAGCGGGCCGGCGAGTCCCTGGAGGAGCGGCTCGCCCGGGAGCGCCCGGAACGGGAGCCGCCGGAAGGCGACGGCCTCGGCGACGCCCCGGACACCGACGGCGAACTGCTCGACCCGGAGGCGGGCGGGTCCCGCTCGGGCCGACTGGTCGGTCCGGACGAGGGGGCGCACGCGCGACGTGACGGCGTGGCCGGCGAGGACGTCGGCATCGACGGCGGTGCCGCCTCGGCGGAGGAGGCCGCGGTCCACCTGGTGGCCGATGCCGACCTTCCCGACGAGGAGCTGCCGGACGACGACGAGGACGACGCCGGACGGTGA